A genomic segment from Paenibacillus sp. FSL K6-1096 encodes:
- a CDS encoding slipin family protein, translating to MLKPITIQADQRGLLFHKGSYVKRLLPGTYRYFSWSQYTVAVVDITKPFSAGGKDLQLFLQDEELLRELDVVRVQDHELVLHYEEGQFMQVLKPGVYAFWNLLKKHTFVHTDIRVPELPAGIDRSIIARIAPHVQSCEIASYELGFLFYDHTLQRELTPGKYYFWKGPVSVLTKKVDLRQQQMDLLGQEMMTEDKVTLRLNFVCQYRIVSPHRVLEMKDFDEQIHIQLQLLLREYVGTLKLDDLLKRKEDVATFILDRIREKEEEFGVRFLGAGVKDVILPGDMKEILNTVLLAEKKAQANLLTRREETASTRSLLNTAKLMDENQTLFRLKELEFLEKICDRIGSISVTGGGDLLERLSSLIGSNK from the coding sequence ATGTTGAAGCCAATTACGATTCAAGCGGACCAGCGCGGTCTGCTCTTTCATAAAGGAAGCTATGTGAAGCGGCTGCTGCCGGGGACCTACCGTTATTTCTCCTGGTCGCAGTATACTGTGGCAGTAGTGGATATTACTAAGCCTTTTAGCGCTGGGGGGAAGGACCTGCAACTGTTCTTACAGGATGAGGAGCTCCTCCGGGAGCTGGACGTGGTTCGGGTACAGGATCATGAGCTGGTGCTGCACTACGAGGAGGGTCAGTTCATGCAGGTGTTGAAGCCGGGGGTGTACGCGTTCTGGAATCTGCTCAAAAAGCACACCTTCGTCCACACCGACATCCGTGTACCGGAGCTGCCCGCCGGGATCGACCGCTCGATCATCGCACGGATTGCGCCGCACGTGCAGAGCTGCGAAATCGCCAGCTACGAGCTGGGGTTCCTGTTTTATGACCATACGCTTCAGCGGGAGCTGACACCGGGGAAGTATTACTTCTGGAAGGGACCGGTCTCGGTACTGACCAAGAAGGTCGATCTGAGACAGCAGCAGATGGACCTGCTCGGCCAGGAGATGATGACCGAAGATAAGGTCACGCTGCGCCTGAACTTCGTCTGCCAGTACCGGATCGTAAGTCCGCACCGTGTGCTGGAGATGAAGGACTTCGATGAGCAGATTCACATCCAGCTTCAGCTCCTGCTGCGGGAGTATGTCGGGACACTGAAACTGGACGATCTGCTGAAGCGGAAGGAGGATGTGGCGACGTTCATCCTGGACCGTATCCGGGAGAAGGAGGAAGAGTTCGGGGTGCGCTTCCTCGGGGCGGGGGTGAAGGATGTTATTCTGCCGGGAGATATGAAGGAGATCCTAAACACCGTGCTGCTCGCTGAGAAAAAAGCCCAGGCCAACCTGCTCACCCGCCGGGAAGAGACAGCCTCGACTCGCAGCCTGCTGAACACGGCGAAGCTGATGGATGAGAATCAGACGCTGTTCCGGCTCAAGGAGCTGGAATTCCTGGAGAAAATCTGCGACCGGATCGGCTCTATCTCGGTTACGGGCGGCGGCGATCTGCTGGAGCGGTTAAGCTCGCTGATCGGGAGCAATAAGTAG
- a CDS encoding collagen-like protein, which yields MTGVTGATGASGATGARGNAGQVGATGVTGATGATGAPGIPGVQGVRGATGATGATGARGIAGQVGATGVTGATGATGAPGIPGVQGVRGATGATGATGARGIAGQAGATGVTGATGATGATGAMGVTGATGATGATGATGPNVATEGFSVFLPAFSTAASTQLTGWTVTSPFYSSAAFDEATGNYTIPESGRYSFEATINYSTTAAITASLGTGVNPVFVVRRTSPTVTDLVTGMFPLLNINVAFVLTLRTILGNGTVTLSGEFELAAGDVIGLFYEADGLTIPLQLGGSSSGSVWSVHRLT from the coding sequence ATGACCGGAGTAACGGGAGCTACTGGAGCGTCAGGAGCGACGGGAGCAAGAGGCAATGCCGGGCAGGTAGGTGCGACCGGAGTAACTGGAGCCACTGGTGCGACCGGAGCACCGGGAATACCGGGAGTACAGGGAGTAAGAGGAGCCACTGGTGCAACGGGAGCAACCGGAGCAAGAGGTATTGCCGGGCAGGTAGGTGCGACCGGAGTAACTGGAGCCACTGGTGCGACCGGAGCACCGGGAATACCGGGAGTACAGGGAGTAAGAGGAGCCACTGGTGCAACAGGAGCAACCGGAGCCAGAGGTATTGCCGGGCAGGCAGGTGCGACCGGAGTAACTGGAGCCACTGGTGCGACAGGAGCAACCGGAGCAATGGGAGTCACTGGTGCGACCGGAGCTACTGGTGCCACTGGTGCCACCGGTCCGAACGTTGCAACCGAAGGCTTCTCTGTATTCCTGCCTGCGTTCTCAACCGCTGCCAGCACTCAGCTTACGGGCTGGACAGTGACCTCGCCTTTCTATAGCAGTGCGGCATTTGATGAAGCTACGGGTAACTATACAATCCCGGAATCGGGCCGGTATTCGTTTGAGGCGACCATTAATTACAGCACTACTGCTGCGATCACTGCTTCATTAGGAACAGGAGTGAATCCAGTCTTTGTCGTGCGGAGAACCTCGCCAACCGTAACCGATCTGGTCACCGGAATGTTCCCGCTGCTCAATATTAACGTTGCGTTTGTGCTGACCCTGCGGACGATCCTGGGGAATGGCACCGTAACGCTGTCCGGGGAGTTTGAACTGGCAGCAGGCGATGTAATCGGCTTATTCTATGAAGCAGACGGTTTAACGATTCCGCTGCAGCTTGGCGGTTCATCCTCAGGCAGTGTATGGTCTGTTCATCGCTTGACTTAA
- a CDS encoding ATP-binding protein has protein sequence MCFTEALLEAQGHLGLGLSIARKIIQSMKGTIQA, from the coding sequence ATGTGCTTTACGGAAGCACTTCTAGAGGCTCAGGGACATCTCGGTCTGGGCTTGTCGATTGCCAGGAAGATTATCCAGTCGATGAAGGGCACGATACAGGCATAG